In Lewinellaceae bacterium, a single window of DNA contains:
- a CDS encoding TetR/AcrR family transcriptional regulator, whose product MEASTEEKIMNAAREVFTQKGFAATRMQEIADVAGINKGLLHYYFRSKNKLFHAVFDEAFGQFALRINEVFAADMPLFEKIEAFVSRYMDILIANPALPSFVINELNQKGGAFVNDLMNRKSKPNPLPLIGQIQMEVQAGRIREVNPFHLVLNMISLCVFPFIARPLFQGIARVDDQAYLKIMDNRKQEIIDFIHNAIRI is encoded by the coding sequence ACCCAAAAAGGTTTCGCGGCCACCCGCATGCAGGAGATCGCCGACGTGGCGGGCATCAACAAAGGGTTGTTGCACTACTACTTCCGCAGCAAGAACAAGCTTTTCCACGCCGTTTTCGACGAGGCCTTCGGCCAGTTTGCCCTGCGCATCAACGAGGTATTTGCAGCGGACATGCCGCTTTTTGAAAAGATCGAAGCCTTTGTAAGCCGGTACATGGACATCCTGATCGCCAACCCGGCGCTGCCTTCTTTCGTGATCAACGAACTCAACCAAAAGGGAGGCGCCTTCGTGAACGACCTGATGAACCGAAAGAGCAAGCCCAACCCGCTGCCGCTGATCGGGCAGATACAGATGGAAGTGCAGGCGGGCCGGATACGGGAAGTCAACCCCTTTCATCTGGTGCTGAATATGATTTCCCTGTGCGTTTTCCCGTTCATCGCCCGCCCTTTGTTTCAGGGTATTGCACGGGTAGACGACCAGGCATATTTGAAAATCATGGACAACCGCAAGCAGGAGATTATCGACTTCATCCACAACGCCATTCGGATATGA
- a CDS encoding TolC family protein translates to MKKTPFFLALLASPLLGFTQVAKITLADCYEKAQAYYPLYGQTALLEQANAIQLERIRKERLPEIAWNAQASLQSEVVSFPFQLPLPPGESALNLPLYRIQTTADLNYTIYDGGLNEARQKIEKAQLAADRQQVQVELDKLKSQANQFVFGILMQRERIGILQNSQATLEKKVETLEAALRHGVVLPADIDKLRVEILRLETEIEQAQGTIRGLVASLSELVGEPLSPEVEISLPDMQPMAEGIEINRPELQLFNYQKESIMAREDMIAAARRPKVGAFLQAGFGAPNPLNFFDESLSPFAMGGVKFSWKIFDWEQSGRDRQLLTLKSQMVSQQRDAFEASIERMDGKYREDIATLEKLMLRDEEIARLQERILEQVSSQLEQGVATSTDYITQSNALAQARLNRQLHELQQQQIKVEYLTLKGQL, encoded by the coding sequence ATGAAAAAAACACCGTTTTTTTTAGCCCTTTTAGCCAGCCCACTCCTTGGTTTTACCCAAGTGGCTAAAATAACCCTTGCCGATTGTTACGAAAAAGCCCAGGCTTATTATCCCCTTTACGGGCAAACGGCCCTACTGGAACAGGCCAACGCCATTCAGTTGGAACGCATCCGGAAAGAACGCCTGCCGGAGATCGCCTGGAACGCCCAGGCCAGCCTGCAGTCGGAAGTGGTGTCCTTCCCGTTCCAACTGCCGCTGCCGCCCGGAGAATCCGCCCTGAACCTGCCCCTGTACCGCATTCAAACTACCGCCGACCTCAACTACACCATCTACGACGGAGGGCTCAACGAAGCCCGGCAGAAGATAGAAAAGGCTCAATTGGCGGCGGACCGCCAGCAGGTGCAGGTAGAACTGGACAAACTGAAGTCTCAGGCCAACCAGTTTGTGTTTGGCATTCTGATGCAGAGAGAGCGGATCGGTATCCTGCAAAACAGCCAGGCCACCCTGGAGAAAAAAGTAGAAACGCTGGAAGCTGCCCTGCGCCACGGAGTGGTGCTGCCTGCCGATATCGACAAGCTGCGTGTGGAGATTCTTCGCCTGGAAACGGAAATCGAACAGGCACAAGGCACGATCCGCGGCCTGGTGGCCAGCCTGAGCGAACTGGTTGGCGAACCGCTTTCACCTGAGGTCGAGATCAGCTTGCCCGATATGCAGCCGATGGCCGAAGGCATAGAGATAAATCGCCCCGAACTGCAACTCTTCAACTATCAGAAAGAAAGCATTATGGCGCGGGAAGACATGATCGCCGCCGCCCGGCGGCCCAAAGTCGGCGCGTTCCTGCAGGCCGGGTTCGGCGCCCCCAACCCCCTCAATTTCTTCGATGAAAGCCTCAGCCCATTCGCCATGGGCGGGGTGAAATTCTCCTGGAAAATCTTCGACTGGGAGCAATCTGGCCGCGACCGGCAACTGCTGACTCTGAAGAGCCAAATGGTGAGCCAGCAGCGCGACGCCTTCGAGGCCTCCATTGAACGCATGGACGGCAAATACCGGGAAGACATCGCCACCCTGGAAAAGCTGATGCTGCGCGATGAGGAAATCGCCCGGCTGCAAGAACGCATCCTCGAGCAGGTCTCTTCGCAACTGGAACAAGGGGTGGCCACCTCTACCGATTACATCACCCAGTCCAACGCCCTGGCCCAGGCGCGGCTCAACCGGCAGCTCCACGAGCTGCAGCAACAGCAGATAAAAGTTGAATACCTCACCCTTAAAGGACAGCTCTAA
- a CDS encoding HlyD family efflux transporter periplasmic adaptor subunit has translation MKASSLILLLASFTLTACQEANDVADAYGNFEAREVIVSAEGNGQLLNFDVEEGKDLTAGQQVGLIDTTQLHLKRQQLLASIRAVTGKTQEVQPQINVLLEQKQNLKREEKRLQALVADNAATPKQLDDIQGQIEVVDKQIAATLSQNKNLNQGILAEIAPLQAQIEVVEDQIRKCYVVNPIDGAVLLKLAEPYEMAAMGKPLYTIAKMGELELRAYISGEQLPHIKIGQQVEVLIDADKETNRSLPGTVSWISDKAEFTPKTIQTKEERVNLVYAFKVKVKNDGSLKIGMPGEVVLAKKDEETAAK, from the coding sequence ATGAAAGCATCCTCATTAATTCTACTGCTCGCCTCCTTTACCCTCACTGCCTGCCAGGAGGCCAACGACGTCGCCGACGCCTACGGCAACTTCGAAGCCCGGGAGGTGATCGTCTCCGCCGAAGGGAACGGACAATTGTTGAACTTCGATGTGGAGGAGGGCAAAGACCTGACGGCAGGCCAACAGGTTGGCCTGATCGACACCACGCAGTTGCACCTCAAACGCCAACAGCTCCTGGCCAGCATACGGGCCGTTACAGGAAAAACGCAGGAGGTGCAGCCTCAGATCAATGTGCTGCTCGAACAAAAACAGAACCTGAAACGCGAGGAAAAACGCCTCCAGGCGCTGGTCGCCGACAACGCCGCTACCCCTAAACAACTGGACGACATCCAGGGGCAGATCGAAGTGGTGGACAAACAGATCGCCGCTACCCTTTCTCAAAACAAAAACCTCAACCAGGGTATCCTCGCGGAGATCGCCCCGCTGCAGGCCCAGATAGAGGTGGTGGAAGACCAGATCCGAAAATGCTATGTTGTCAACCCCATCGACGGCGCCGTCCTGCTCAAACTGGCAGAGCCCTACGAAATGGCGGCCATGGGAAAACCCCTGTATACCATCGCCAAAATGGGCGAACTGGAATTGCGCGCCTACATCAGCGGCGAACAACTGCCGCATATCAAGATCGGGCAACAAGTCGAAGTCCTGATCGATGCGGATAAGGAAACCAACCGCAGCCTGCCTGGCACCGTGAGCTGGATATCCGACAAAGCCGAGTTTACCCCCAAGACCATTCAGACCAAGGAAGAGCGGGTCAACCTGGTTTACGCCTTTAAAGTGAAAGTCAAAAACGACGGATCGCTAAAGATCGGCATGCCGGGGGAGGTGGTGCTGGCAAAGAAAGACGAGGAGACGGCGGCGAAATGA
- a CDS encoding ABC transporter ATP-binding protein, with translation MATHAIQVENLSKRYGKDVQALSQVSFEVGRGELFGLIGPDGAGKTTLIRILATLLLADEGQALVNGWEVRRDYRKIRSHIGYMPGRFSLYQDLSVEENLHFFATIFGATIEENYDLIRDIYVQLEPFRSRKAGKLSGGMKQKLALCCALIHKPIVLLLDEPTTGVDPVSRQEFWEMLKRLKEKDIAILVSTPYMDEASLCDRVALIQKGRLLSIDEPENIVAAFEKPLLAVRTNDMYRLIHDLREFEPAHSVFPFGEYVHLALRSPIWPEAIHAYLAGKEHTGIEIKPAQATIEDAFMELMTQREEVAD, from the coding sequence ATGGCCACACACGCCATACAAGTCGAAAACCTCAGCAAGCGCTACGGCAAGGACGTACAGGCGCTGAGCCAGGTATCTTTTGAAGTAGGGAGGGGAGAGCTTTTCGGGCTTATCGGGCCGGATGGAGCCGGCAAAACCACGTTGATCCGCATTCTGGCCACGCTCCTGCTGGCGGATGAGGGCCAGGCCCTGGTCAACGGCTGGGAAGTGCGCAGGGACTACCGCAAAATACGCAGCCACATCGGGTATATGCCAGGCCGTTTTTCTTTATATCAGGACCTGTCGGTGGAGGAGAACCTGCATTTTTTCGCCACCATATTCGGCGCCACCATCGAAGAGAATTACGATCTGATCCGCGATATATATGTACAACTGGAGCCCTTTCGCAGCCGAAAGGCAGGCAAGCTCTCCGGGGGGATGAAGCAAAAGCTGGCCCTGTGTTGCGCCCTTATCCACAAGCCCATCGTGCTGCTGCTGGATGAGCCGACCACCGGTGTGGATCCCGTTTCCCGGCAGGAATTCTGGGAAATGCTGAAAAGGCTCAAAGAGAAAGACATCGCCATCCTGGTCTCCACCCCCTACATGGACGAGGCCAGCCTTTGCGACCGCGTTGCCCTTATCCAGAAAGGGCGCCTGCTGAGCATCGACGAGCCCGAAAATATTGTCGCTGCCTTCGAAAAGCCTCTGCTTGCCGTGCGCACCAACGACATGTACCGCCTGATCCACGATTTGAGGGAATTCGAACCTGCCCACAGCGTATTCCCCTTCGGAGAATACGTACACCTGGCGCTGCGCAGTCCGATCTGGCCGGAGGCGATCCACGCCTACCTCGCCGGAAAAGAACATACCGGCATCGAGATCAAACCCGCACAAGCTACGATTGAAGATGCTTTCATGGAATTGATGACTCAAAGGGAGGAGGTGGCTGATTGA
- a CDS encoding ABC transporter ATP-binding protein: protein MPPAITADKLTKKFGDFTAVNQITFEVEKGEIFGFLGANGAGKTTAMRMLNGLSRPTSGQASVAGFDVYRETEKIKKHIGYMSQKFSLYEDLTVRENIQFYGGIYGLPGREIGRQVKELIGGLGMEAYANTLVKAIPLGWKQKLSFSIAIMHRPEIVFLDEPTGGVDPITRRQFWEMIYKAAAEGMTVFVTTHYMDEAEYCGRVSIMVDGRIAALDTPRALKEQFGAGSMNEVFLQLTRPKPQQS from the coding sequence ATGCCACCAGCCATCACCGCCGATAAACTGACCAAAAAATTTGGCGACTTCACCGCCGTCAACCAGATCACTTTTGAAGTGGAAAAAGGGGAGATTTTCGGCTTCCTGGGCGCCAACGGAGCCGGCAAGACCACCGCCATGCGCATGCTCAACGGCCTGTCGCGGCCCACCTCGGGGCAGGCGTCCGTGGCGGGCTTCGACGTTTACCGGGAGACGGAAAAGATCAAAAAGCACATTGGCTACATGAGCCAGAAATTCTCGCTCTACGAAGACCTTACCGTCCGGGAGAACATACAGTTTTACGGCGGCATCTACGGCCTGCCGGGGCGGGAGATTGGCCGGCAGGTCAAAGAACTCATCGGCGGGCTGGGCATGGAGGCCTACGCCAATACGCTGGTGAAGGCCATCCCCCTGGGCTGGAAGCAAAAGCTCTCCTTCTCCATCGCCATCATGCACCGGCCCGAGATCGTTTTTCTGGATGAGCCCACCGGCGGCGTCGACCCCATCACCCGGCGGCAGTTCTGGGAAATGATCTACAAGGCAGCAGCGGAGGGAATGACCGTTTTTGTCACTACCCACTACATGGACGAGGCCGAATACTGCGGCCGCGTTTCCATCATGGTCGACGGCCGCATTGCCGCCCTCGATACGCCGCGCGCCCTCAAGGAGCAGTTCGGCGCCGGATCGATGAATGAGGTTTTTCTACAACTTACCCGCCCCAAACCGCAGCAATCATGA
- a CDS encoding ABC transporter permease: MKQFGIFIQKELYHIFRDRRTLLILLGMPVVLVLLFGFAITNEIDNARIAILDQSKGEMSREITERLLASGYFLIDENLREVGQIEQHFREGKTKIALVFPPELQEDLRRNLPAQIQVIADATDPNTATTLINYASAIIGQYMREQSPGRAMPLQISTEVKMLYNPRLKSVFLFVPGVMTVILMLVSAMMTSIAITREKELGTMEVLLVSPLRPAMIIVGKVVPYILLALANTIVILLLGAFVFGMPVRGSFFLLGLECLLFVVTALALGILISTRTDSQQVAMLISLMVLMLPTILLSGFIFPIESMPQVLQVISNIIPAKWFIIILKNVMLKGTGVEFVWKESLILLGMAVFFIGASVRNFKIRLE; encoded by the coding sequence ATGAAACAATTTGGCATTTTTATACAGAAGGAACTCTACCACATTTTTCGGGACCGGCGCACCCTGCTCATCCTGCTGGGCATGCCGGTAGTGCTGGTGTTGCTCTTCGGCTTCGCCATCACCAATGAGATCGACAATGCCCGCATCGCCATCCTCGATCAATCCAAAGGAGAGATGAGCCGGGAGATCACAGAGCGCCTTCTGGCTTCCGGGTATTTCCTGATCGATGAAAACCTGCGGGAGGTCGGTCAGATCGAGCAGCATTTCCGGGAAGGGAAAACCAAAATAGCCCTGGTCTTCCCGCCCGAACTTCAGGAGGATTTGCGCCGCAACCTGCCCGCCCAGATTCAGGTCATTGCCGACGCCACCGACCCCAATACTGCCACAACCCTGATCAACTATGCTTCGGCCATCATCGGGCAGTACATGCGGGAGCAGTCTCCCGGGCGGGCGATGCCGCTGCAGATCAGCACAGAGGTGAAAATGTTGTACAACCCTCGGCTGAAGAGCGTCTTCCTGTTCGTTCCGGGAGTGATGACCGTCATCCTGATGCTGGTTTCGGCTATGATGACCTCCATCGCCATCACCCGGGAGAAAGAGTTGGGCACCATGGAGGTCTTGCTCGTTTCTCCACTCCGGCCGGCCATGATTATTGTCGGGAAAGTGGTTCCCTATATTCTGTTGGCGCTGGCCAATACGATCGTGATCTTGTTGCTGGGCGCGTTCGTCTTTGGCATGCCGGTGCGGGGCAGCTTTTTCCTGCTGGGCCTGGAGTGCCTGCTGTTCGTGGTAACCGCCCTGGCCCTGGGCATTCTCATTTCTACCCGTACCGACAGCCAGCAGGTGGCCATGTTGATCTCCCTGATGGTGCTGATGCTGCCGACCATCCTGCTGTCGGGCTTCATCTTTCCGATTGAATCGATGCCCCAGGTGCTGCAGGTGATCAGCAATATCATTCCGGCCAAGTGGTTTATCATCATCCTGAAAAACGTCATGTTGAAAGGTACGGGAGTAGAATTTGTGTGGAAAGAAAGCCTTATACTTTTGGGCATGGCTGTGTTTTTCATCGGCGCCAGTGTGCGCAACTTTAAGATTCGGCTGGAATAG
- a CDS encoding ABC transporter permease, with amino-acid sequence MRTILFIVRKEFLQIFRHKVMLPLIFLMPIIQLVILAHAADFEVKNINLYIVDHDMSQASRQLISKFRASRNFNIVGYSFSNRVAFDEIQAGEADLFIEVPPHFQRDLIRNDKASLQLSVNAINGVQAGLANAYANAIIQDFNGQIRTDWGKSPAAASPAGLRVTFSNWFNPEMNYQTFMVPGILVLLVTLIGMFLSSMNIVKEKEIGTIEQINVTPIQKHQFIIGKLLPFWIIALVELTIGLVVGWLLFDIPFVGSLWLIFGFAAIYLMVVLGLGLLVSTFTETQQQAMFISWFLLIIFILMSGLFTPIESMPEWAQAITRFNPVAYFVEVMRLVLLKGSNLMDIRHHVIVMLTAALAVNVLAVMNYRKTN; translated from the coding sequence ATGAGAACCATACTTTTCATCGTCCGCAAAGAGTTTTTGCAGATTTTCCGGCACAAGGTGATGCTGCCGCTGATCTTTCTGATGCCGATCATCCAGTTGGTGATCCTGGCCCATGCCGCCGATTTTGAGGTAAAGAACATCAACTTATATATTGTCGACCACGACATGAGCCAGGCTTCCCGGCAGCTAATCAGCAAGTTCAGGGCTTCCCGGAACTTCAATATCGTCGGGTATTCCTTTTCCAACCGCGTAGCTTTTGACGAGATACAGGCGGGGGAGGCCGATCTGTTTATCGAGGTGCCGCCCCACTTTCAGCGCGACCTGATCCGGAACGACAAGGCCAGCCTCCAGCTTTCGGTCAACGCCATCAACGGCGTGCAGGCCGGCCTGGCCAATGCCTACGCCAACGCCATCATACAGGACTTCAACGGGCAAATCCGAACCGACTGGGGCAAATCTCCCGCTGCGGCCTCCCCGGCAGGGCTCCGTGTTACCTTTTCCAACTGGTTCAACCCCGAGATGAACTACCAAACCTTCATGGTGCCCGGCATCCTGGTACTGCTGGTTACCCTGATCGGCATGTTCCTATCGAGCATGAACATCGTCAAGGAGAAAGAGATCGGCACCATCGAGCAGATCAACGTGACGCCCATCCAAAAGCACCAGTTCATCATCGGCAAGTTGTTGCCATTCTGGATCATCGCCCTGGTGGAATTGACGATCGGGCTGGTGGTTGGCTGGCTCCTCTTCGACATCCCTTTTGTCGGCAGCCTCTGGCTGATCTTCGGCTTTGCCGCCATTTACCTGATGGTGGTGCTGGGCCTGGGGCTGCTGGTGTCTACCTTTACCGAGACTCAGCAACAAGCTATGTTCATTTCCTGGTTCTTGCTCATTATTTTCATTCTGATGAGCGGCCTGTTTACGCCTATCGAGAGTATGCCGGAGTGGGCGCAGGCCATCACCCGCTTCAACCCGGTGGCTTACTTTGTAGAGGTGATGCGCCTGGTGCTGCTGAAAGGCAGCAACCTGATGGACATCCGTCACCACGTAATCGTGATGCTGACGGCGGCGCTGGCGGTGAATGTGCTGGCCGTGATGAATTACCGGAAGACGAATTGA
- a CDS encoding GIY-YIG nuclease family protein encodes MHYVYILYSRSADKYYVGQTPDIETRLLFPNQFVFR; translated from the coding sequence ATGCACTACGTTTACATCCTCTACTCCCGATCGGCCGACAAATACTACGTCGGCCAAACGCCGGACATTGAAACCCGCCTGCTGTTTCCCAATCAATTCGTCTTCCGGTAA
- a CDS encoding bifunctional hydroxymethylpyrimidine kinase/phosphomethylpyrimidine kinase has protein sequence MSLLAVGTVAFDDIETPFGRAEMVVGGAATYITLAASYFTQNLKIVSVIGDDFPKEELDYLRSRGVDMEGLQVKQGERSFFWSGRYHNNLNDRDTLDTQLNVLGDFEPVLPESYKDVDYLMLGNLTPAVQKKVIEQMNKRPRLIALDTMNFWMNTAMESLLQVLKMIDVLVINDEEARQLSGEHSLVKAADVIHRLGPKYLVIKKGEHGALLFEGGNIFFAPALPLAEVFDPTGAGDTFAGGFIGYLAKTEDLSFENLKRAVIYGSAMASFCVEKFGIERLKGLSNKEIRERIAAFVELVNFDADLEP, from the coding sequence ATGAGTTTATTAGCCGTTGGCACCGTTGCTTTCGATGATATTGAGACGCCCTTCGGCCGGGCGGAGATGGTCGTGGGCGGCGCGGCCACTTATATTACCCTTGCCGCTTCCTATTTCACCCAAAATCTCAAGATCGTTTCGGTGATCGGGGATGATTTTCCGAAAGAAGAGCTGGATTACCTCCGCTCCCGGGGAGTGGACATGGAAGGCCTGCAGGTCAAGCAAGGCGAGCGGTCTTTTTTCTGGTCCGGCCGTTATCACAACAACCTCAACGACCGGGATACGCTGGATACGCAGCTCAACGTACTGGGCGATTTCGAACCCGTTCTTCCTGAAAGTTACAAAGATGTGGATTACCTCATGCTGGGCAACCTGACCCCCGCCGTCCAAAAGAAGGTGATCGAACAAATGAACAAGAGGCCGAGGCTAATCGCGCTGGATACGATGAACTTCTGGATGAATACCGCGATGGAAAGCTTGCTGCAGGTACTCAAAATGATTGACGTGCTGGTCATCAACGACGAGGAAGCGCGGCAGTTGTCCGGCGAGCACTCGTTGGTCAAAGCAGCCGACGTCATCCACCGTTTGGGGCCGAAGTACCTGGTTATTAAAAAAGGCGAACACGGCGCGTTGCTCTTTGAGGGCGGCAACATCTTTTTCGCTCCGGCATTGCCGCTCGCGGAGGTTTTCGACCCCACCGGCGCCGGAGATACTTTCGCCGGCGGCTTTATCGGCTATCTGGCGAAGACGGAAGACCTCTCTTTTGAAAACCTGAAGCGGGCGGTGATCTATGGGTCGGCTATGGCTTCGTTCTGTGTCGAAAAGTTTGGCATAGAACGGCTGAAAGGGTTGTCCAATAAAGAGATTCGGGAGCGCATCGCCGCCTTTGTGGAACTGGTCAACTTCGACGCCGACCTGGAGCCTTAA
- a CDS encoding type III pantothenate kinase: MLLAIDIGNSNVTFGLADGHRWKHSWRLPTMADGEALLYYEVQITNYLLENDIAAGAVEQTVISTVVPALRSVFEELAHHLFRTRPIVVGPDIYPRLRLRVARPNELGTDLYANAVAAHYLYRQDCIITDFGTALTFTTVNAGGELLGVSIAPGLQTAISSLFQKTAQLPEVPLELPGSAVGKNTVHAIQSGILIGYVGLVRHLLHAIRAELGQQYIAIATGGLSSILHPLKEEFYAIEPNLTLDGLRLIGEEVGKG, from the coding sequence ATGCTATTAGCAATCGACATAGGAAACTCGAACGTCACCTTCGGCCTGGCGGACGGCCACCGCTGGAAACACAGCTGGCGGCTGCCCACCATGGCCGATGGGGAGGCACTGCTGTACTACGAGGTGCAGATCACCAATTACCTGCTGGAAAACGACATTGCTGCGGGAGCGGTAGAACAGACGGTGATCAGCACAGTCGTTCCTGCCCTGCGCTCTGTTTTTGAGGAACTGGCCCATCACCTTTTCCGGACACGCCCCATAGTCGTCGGCCCGGATATTTACCCTCGACTTCGGCTGCGGGTTGCCCGCCCCAATGAACTGGGCACCGACCTGTACGCCAATGCCGTCGCCGCCCATTACCTCTACCGGCAGGATTGCATCATCACCGACTTTGGCACGGCGCTCACCTTTACGACAGTGAACGCCGGAGGAGAGCTGCTGGGGGTTTCCATCGCGCCGGGGCTGCAAACTGCCATTTCTTCGCTTTTCCAGAAGACTGCCCAGTTGCCGGAGGTACCGCTCGAATTGCCGGGTTCAGCCGTCGGCAAAAATACCGTACACGCTATTCAGAGTGGTATCCTGATCGGGTATGTTGGCCTCGTGCGCCATTTGCTCCACGCCATCCGGGCGGAGCTGGGCCAGCAGTACATCGCTATTGCGACGGGTGGGCTCTCTTCCATTCTTCACCCGTTAAAAGAGGAGTTCTACGCCATCGAGCCCAACCTGACCCTGGACGGGCTGCGGCTGATCGGGGAGGAGGTAGGGAAGGGGTGA